A genome region from Leptodactylus fuscus isolate aLepFus1 chromosome 6, aLepFus1.hap2, whole genome shotgun sequence includes the following:
- the YTHDF1 gene encoding YTH domain-containing family protein 1 isoform X2 — translation MMSATSVDPQRPKGQDSKVQNGSLHQKDSVHDNDFEQYLSGQSNQSNSYPSMTDPYLSSYYPPSIFPYSLSEAPWSTGGDPPIPYLTPYGQLSNGDHHFMHDAVFGQPGGLGNNIYQHRFNFFPENPAFSAWGTSGSQGQQTQNSAYGGSYSYPPSSLGGTIVDGQTGFHNETLNKAPGMNSIEQGMVGLKIGSNVTASAVKTVGSVVNSVGMPSALSGNGGNSISMPPSKPTSWAAIASKPAKPQPKTKTKPVTIIGGALPPPPIKHNMDIGTWDNKGPVTKPPMPPQIPSPQSIPQPQPQQQLLQPIPAQPPPLSQAPYQNPPAPPQQQAPQNRWVAPRNRNAAYGQGGGPDGNPLGGAQPHAVPGSDSHPVLEKLKASHSYNPKDFDWNLKNGRVFIIKSYSEDDIHRSIKYSIWCSTEHGNKRLDSAFRSMNGKGPVYLLFSVNGSGHFCGVAEMRSPVDYGTSAGVWSQDKWKGKFDVKWLFVKDVPNNQLRHIRLENNDNKPVTNSRDTQEVPLEKAKLVLKIIATYKHTTSIFDDFSHYEKRQEEEEVVRKNGSGIRERNC, via the exons ATGATGTCTGCCACAAGCGTGGACCCGCAG AGACCAAAAGGACAGGACAGTAAAG TTCAAAATGGATCCTTGCACCAGAAGGACAGCGTCCATGACAACGACTTTGAGCAGTATCTTTCCGGGCAGTCCAATCAG AGTAACAGCTACCCTTCCATGACAGACCCATACCTCTCCAGCTATTATCCACCATCTATCTTCCCGTACTCCCTTAGCGAAGCACCATGGTCAACTGGTGGGGATCCTCCTATCCCATATCTGACCCCATATGGACAGCTCAGCAACGGAGACCATCACTTCATGCATGATGCAGTGTTTGGCCAACCAGGGGGTCTGGGAAATAACATCTATCAACATCGCTTCAACTTCTTCCCAGAAAACCCTGCATTTTCCGCTTGGGGCACCAGCGGCTCTCAGGGTCAGCAGACTCAGAACTCTGCCTATGGGGGCAGCTACAGCTATCCACCCAGCTCGTTGGGTGGGACAATTGTGGATGGACAGACTGGGTTTCACAATGAGACTCTGAATAAAGCACCAGGCATGAACAGCATTGAACAGGGAATGGTGGGGCTTAAGATAGGCAGCAATGTGACTGCTTCGGCAGTAAAGACGGTGGGCTCTGTGGTGAACAGCGTAGGAATGCCAAGTGCTCTGTCTGGCAATGGTGGCAACAGTATAAGCATGCCACCTTCCAAACCCACATCATGGGCAGCCATAGCCAGCAAACCTGCCAAACCACAGCCTAAAACTAAAACTAAACCTGTAACCATCATTGGTGGGGCACTGCCTCCACCACCCATCAAACATAACATGGACATTGGCACCTGGGACAATAAGGGTCCTGTCACTAAACCCCcaatgcctccgcagatcccatcTCCTCAGTCCATCCCTCAGCCACAACCCCAACAGCAGCTGCTGCAACCCATCCCAGCTCAACCTCCGCCTCTGTCCCAGGCTCCTTACCAAAATCCCCCGGCGCCACCACAGCAGCAGGCCCCACAAAACCGCTGGGTAGCCCCACGTAACAGGAACGCTGCCTATGGGCAAGGTGGGGGCCCTGATGGTAATCCCTTGGGTGGAGCTCAGCCTCATGCTGTCCCTGGTAGTGACTCCCATCCAGTGTTGGAGAAGCTTAAAGCCTCTCACAGCTACAACCCCAAGGACTTTGACTGGAATCTGAAAAACGGGCGAGTGTTTATCATCAAGAGTTACTCAGAGGACGATATTCACCGTTCCATCAAGTACTCTATCTGGTGTAGCACGGAGCATGGCAATAAGCGCCTGGACAGCGCTTTCCGCTCCATGAACGGCAAAGGCCCCGTCTACTTGCTCTTCAGCGTCAACGGCAGTGGACATTTCTGTGGAGTGGCCGAGATGCGGTCACCTGTCGATTACGGCACCAGTGCTGGTGTCTGGTCACAGGACAAGTGGAAAGGCAAATTTGATGTCAAGTGGCTCTTTGTCAAGGACGTCCCCAACAACCAGCTGAGGCATATCCGTCTGGAGAACAACGACAATAAACCGGTCACAAACTCGCGAGACACGCAGGAGGTGCCCTTAGAAAAAGCAAAACTAGTGCTTAAAATCATTGCCACTTACAAGCACACGACCTCCATCTTTGATGACTTTTCTCATTATGAGAAGCGCCAGGAGGAGGAAGAGGTCGTGCGCAAG AATGGCAGTGGCATCAGAGAGAGGAACTGCTAG
- the YTHDF1 gene encoding YTH domain-containing family protein 1 isoform X1 produces the protein MMSATSVDPQRPKGQDSKVFPLGRSNNDLISVQNGSLHQKDSVHDNDFEQYLSGQSNQSNSYPSMTDPYLSSYYPPSIFPYSLSEAPWSTGGDPPIPYLTPYGQLSNGDHHFMHDAVFGQPGGLGNNIYQHRFNFFPENPAFSAWGTSGSQGQQTQNSAYGGSYSYPPSSLGGTIVDGQTGFHNETLNKAPGMNSIEQGMVGLKIGSNVTASAVKTVGSVVNSVGMPSALSGNGGNSISMPPSKPTSWAAIASKPAKPQPKTKTKPVTIIGGALPPPPIKHNMDIGTWDNKGPVTKPPMPPQIPSPQSIPQPQPQQQLLQPIPAQPPPLSQAPYQNPPAPPQQQAPQNRWVAPRNRNAAYGQGGGPDGNPLGGAQPHAVPGSDSHPVLEKLKASHSYNPKDFDWNLKNGRVFIIKSYSEDDIHRSIKYSIWCSTEHGNKRLDSAFRSMNGKGPVYLLFSVNGSGHFCGVAEMRSPVDYGTSAGVWSQDKWKGKFDVKWLFVKDVPNNQLRHIRLENNDNKPVTNSRDTQEVPLEKAKLVLKIIATYKHTTSIFDDFSHYEKRQEEEEVVRKNGSGIRERNC, from the exons ATGATGTCTGCCACAAGCGTGGACCCGCAG AGACCAAAAGGACAGGACAGTAAAG TTTTTCCACTAGGGCGCTCAAACAATGATCTTATTTCAGTTCAAAATGGATCCTTGCACCAGAAGGACAGCGTCCATGACAACGACTTTGAGCAGTATCTTTCCGGGCAGTCCAATCAG AGTAACAGCTACCCTTCCATGACAGACCCATACCTCTCCAGCTATTATCCACCATCTATCTTCCCGTACTCCCTTAGCGAAGCACCATGGTCAACTGGTGGGGATCCTCCTATCCCATATCTGACCCCATATGGACAGCTCAGCAACGGAGACCATCACTTCATGCATGATGCAGTGTTTGGCCAACCAGGGGGTCTGGGAAATAACATCTATCAACATCGCTTCAACTTCTTCCCAGAAAACCCTGCATTTTCCGCTTGGGGCACCAGCGGCTCTCAGGGTCAGCAGACTCAGAACTCTGCCTATGGGGGCAGCTACAGCTATCCACCCAGCTCGTTGGGTGGGACAATTGTGGATGGACAGACTGGGTTTCACAATGAGACTCTGAATAAAGCACCAGGCATGAACAGCATTGAACAGGGAATGGTGGGGCTTAAGATAGGCAGCAATGTGACTGCTTCGGCAGTAAAGACGGTGGGCTCTGTGGTGAACAGCGTAGGAATGCCAAGTGCTCTGTCTGGCAATGGTGGCAACAGTATAAGCATGCCACCTTCCAAACCCACATCATGGGCAGCCATAGCCAGCAAACCTGCCAAACCACAGCCTAAAACTAAAACTAAACCTGTAACCATCATTGGTGGGGCACTGCCTCCACCACCCATCAAACATAACATGGACATTGGCACCTGGGACAATAAGGGTCCTGTCACTAAACCCCcaatgcctccgcagatcccatcTCCTCAGTCCATCCCTCAGCCACAACCCCAACAGCAGCTGCTGCAACCCATCCCAGCTCAACCTCCGCCTCTGTCCCAGGCTCCTTACCAAAATCCCCCGGCGCCACCACAGCAGCAGGCCCCACAAAACCGCTGGGTAGCCCCACGTAACAGGAACGCTGCCTATGGGCAAGGTGGGGGCCCTGATGGTAATCCCTTGGGTGGAGCTCAGCCTCATGCTGTCCCTGGTAGTGACTCCCATCCAGTGTTGGAGAAGCTTAAAGCCTCTCACAGCTACAACCCCAAGGACTTTGACTGGAATCTGAAAAACGGGCGAGTGTTTATCATCAAGAGTTACTCAGAGGACGATATTCACCGTTCCATCAAGTACTCTATCTGGTGTAGCACGGAGCATGGCAATAAGCGCCTGGACAGCGCTTTCCGCTCCATGAACGGCAAAGGCCCCGTCTACTTGCTCTTCAGCGTCAACGGCAGTGGACATTTCTGTGGAGTGGCCGAGATGCGGTCACCTGTCGATTACGGCACCAGTGCTGGTGTCTGGTCACAGGACAAGTGGAAAGGCAAATTTGATGTCAAGTGGCTCTTTGTCAAGGACGTCCCCAACAACCAGCTGAGGCATATCCGTCTGGAGAACAACGACAATAAACCGGTCACAAACTCGCGAGACACGCAGGAGGTGCCCTTAGAAAAAGCAAAACTAGTGCTTAAAATCATTGCCACTTACAAGCACACGACCTCCATCTTTGATGACTTTTCTCATTATGAGAAGCGCCAGGAGGAGGAAGAGGTCGTGCGCAAG AATGGCAGTGGCATCAGAGAGAGGAACTGCTAG